In Arachis stenosperma cultivar V10309 chromosome 1, arast.V10309.gnm1.PFL2, whole genome shotgun sequence, one DNA window encodes the following:
- the LOC130944254 gene encoding SEC14 cytosolic factor isoform X1: MGICNQDAIKQLQSLMENVNEQQKITFQNMHQGYPTETLARFLKARDWNVAKAHKMIIDCLQWRVENEIDNVLSKPIPVDVYKAVRDSQLIGMSGYSKEGLPVIAVGVGLSTFDKASDKYYVQSHIQMNEYRDRVVLPTASKKQGRYIGTCVKVLDMTGLKISALNQLRLLTAISTIDDLNYPEKTDTYYIVNVPYVFSACWKVVKPLLQERTRKKVQVLQGCGKEELLKVMDYQSLPHFCRKEGSGSSKHRVAGDTENCFSFDSSFHQQLYNFIKQQAVVMQTISPIRQGSFYVDLPEPDPDDAKIAKTIESELHKLEIQNGSMNGVAVNGH, encoded by the exons ATGGGTATTTGCAACCAGGATGCAATCAAGCAGTTGCAATCCCTGATGGAAAATG TGAATGAGCAGCAGAAGATCACATTCCag AACATGCATCAGGGATATCCAACTGAAACACTAGCCAGATTTCTCAAAGCAAGGGACTGGAATGTTGCCAAAGCCCATAAAATG ATAATCGATTGTTTACAATGGAGAGTTGAAAATGAGATTGACAATGTTTTATCA AAGCCAATCCCCGTAGATGTGTACAAAGCCGTGCGAGATTCTCAACTCATTGGAATGTCTGGTTACTCAAAGGAG GGCCTTCCTGTCATCGCTGTTGGTGTTGGGCTCAGCACATTTGACAAAGCTTCC GACAAATACTATGTGCAATCGCACATACAAATGAACGAATATAGGGATCGGGTGGTCTTG CCAACAGCTTCGAAGAAGCAAGGACGTTACATTGGCACTTGTGTGAAAGTCTTGGATATGACTGGTTTGAAAATTTCAGCGCTGAACCAACTGAGG CTTTTGACTGCTATATCTACAATTGATGACTTGAACTACCCGGAAAAGACAGACACATATTATATTGTTAACGTGCCGTATGTATTCTCAGCGTGTTGGAAG GTTGTAAAGCCCCTTTTGCAAGAAAGAACGAGGAAGAAAGTTCAGGTGCTGCAAGGTTGTGGAAAGGAGGAATTACTCAAG GTAATGGACTATCAGTCTCTCCCACACTTCTGCAGAAAAGAAGGTTCCGGATCCTCGAAACACCGCGTAGCAGGAGACACCGAAAATTGCTTCTCCTTCGACAGCAGCTTCCACCAACAGCTCTACAACTTCATCAAGCAGCAAGCCGTCGTCATGCAAACCATATCACCAATCAGACAGGGATCCTTCTATGTTGACTTACCGGAGCCAGACCCCGACGACGCCAAGATTGCCAAGACCATCGAATCCGAGCTCCACAAGTtggaaattcagaatggttcaATGAATGGTGTTGCGGTTAATGGACACTAA
- the LOC130944254 gene encoding SEC14 cytosolic factor isoform X2, protein MGICNQDAIKQLQSLMENVNEQQKITFQGYPTETLARFLKARDWNVAKAHKMIIDCLQWRVENEIDNVLSKPIPVDVYKAVRDSQLIGMSGYSKEGLPVIAVGVGLSTFDKASDKYYVQSHIQMNEYRDRVVLPTASKKQGRYIGTCVKVLDMTGLKISALNQLRLLTAISTIDDLNYPEKTDTYYIVNVPYVFSACWKVVKPLLQERTRKKVQVLQGCGKEELLKVMDYQSLPHFCRKEGSGSSKHRVAGDTENCFSFDSSFHQQLYNFIKQQAVVMQTISPIRQGSFYVDLPEPDPDDAKIAKTIESELHKLEIQNGSMNGVAVNGH, encoded by the exons ATGGGTATTTGCAACCAGGATGCAATCAAGCAGTTGCAATCCCTGATGGAAAATG TGAATGAGCAGCAGAAGATCACATTCCag GGATATCCAACTGAAACACTAGCCAGATTTCTCAAAGCAAGGGACTGGAATGTTGCCAAAGCCCATAAAATG ATAATCGATTGTTTACAATGGAGAGTTGAAAATGAGATTGACAATGTTTTATCA AAGCCAATCCCCGTAGATGTGTACAAAGCCGTGCGAGATTCTCAACTCATTGGAATGTCTGGTTACTCAAAGGAG GGCCTTCCTGTCATCGCTGTTGGTGTTGGGCTCAGCACATTTGACAAAGCTTCC GACAAATACTATGTGCAATCGCACATACAAATGAACGAATATAGGGATCGGGTGGTCTTG CCAACAGCTTCGAAGAAGCAAGGACGTTACATTGGCACTTGTGTGAAAGTCTTGGATATGACTGGTTTGAAAATTTCAGCGCTGAACCAACTGAGG CTTTTGACTGCTATATCTACAATTGATGACTTGAACTACCCGGAAAAGACAGACACATATTATATTGTTAACGTGCCGTATGTATTCTCAGCGTGTTGGAAG GTTGTAAAGCCCCTTTTGCAAGAAAGAACGAGGAAGAAAGTTCAGGTGCTGCAAGGTTGTGGAAAGGAGGAATTACTCAAG GTAATGGACTATCAGTCTCTCCCACACTTCTGCAGAAAAGAAGGTTCCGGATCCTCGAAACACCGCGTAGCAGGAGACACCGAAAATTGCTTCTCCTTCGACAGCAGCTTCCACCAACAGCTCTACAACTTCATCAAGCAGCAAGCCGTCGTCATGCAAACCATATCACCAATCAGACAGGGATCCTTCTATGTTGACTTACCGGAGCCAGACCCCGACGACGCCAAGATTGCCAAGACCATCGAATCCGAGCTCCACAAGTtggaaattcagaatggttcaATGAATGGTGTTGCGGTTAATGGACACTAA